TGCAAGTGGGATATACACTTCTTATGAAAATGTTCTCTTTATTGGTGATGTCAACGGAGATAATCCTGGTGCTATTACAAACGATGAAAATCTTGCGAATTTAGGTGCTTCAACAGATTCTCTAATTAGTAATGCCTATGCCTTCTTTGATGGCGGCCAGTATATTCAAGGAACTGCCTTTACAAATAACGGTGCAACAAGCTTAGCCGATATTGGAACGACATCATTTGATGACTACTTTATTCACGATGCTACAGTAGGCACTGTACGCTTAGACCGCGAGTATATAACAGAAGAAATTTATGATTAAGATGCCATGATAAATTGGCAGAAATAGCGAGGACGCGTTCAGCGTCCTCTTTTTTTATCCGGCAGAACTTACCGATTTCATTAGCTTAAGGAAAATTTACTAAATAATTCCCACCGCATGACGATGTAAGCCTACAATAGACAGCCAAAGCTTTTGTCTCACTAGATTTTATAGGAAAAAGACAGAGGTTTTGAGGCAACTATTTAATATAAATTTAAAGCAACTATTGCCCATAATAAAAATTACTTTTGAGCTAAATAAAATCAAGGGTAAAATTAATAGGAAGGCAATTAGAAAATCTTTGCTTGTTTTACTTCGTTAAGGAGGAGGACTAAATGGAAGCTGAAAAATTGGAACATTTCAAAAAGAAACTACTAGCGGCTAAGGCGGAAATTCTTAACGGTGGTATTCTGACGAGTACAGAAGATTTAAAGATGTCAACGGATGACCTACCTGATGAGGGAGACGTTGCCAACGCAGTTATTAATCAACAGGTTACATTCAATATGAGAGCCCGTGCTATGCACAAGCTTCGTTTAATTGAAGAGGCCCTTCATCGCGTGGAAGACGGGACTTATGGTCACTGTGAAGACTGTGATGAGCCAATCGGTGCTAAAAGGCTTGAGAACCAGCCATGGGCCGAATTATGTATCACTCACGCTGAAGAAAGAGAGCGTGAAGAACAACACATGCGAAGAGTCGGTTAAGACTTTTTACATATTCCAAATGTTAGTAATAAAAGCCTGCATACGCAGGCTTTTGTTTTTCCTGTCTCCTAATCTTAGAAAGCAATACTTTCATCTACATGAAACTTCTCTTTCTTGATATAGACAAATTTAGAAATATCCTTCCTCAATATCTTTTTGATTTTCTGATTGGTTTTAATGATCTCATTCACTTTTGGACTAGTGGGAGATGACACTGTGTTGTTAATTGGCGCGACAATCATAATGTAAGCAAATAAGAAAATGCTAATTGATAATGTCCATATTGTTTTCACTAAACTACCCTCCATGGTAACTTCTTCTACGTTCATAAATAAGCACATGAGATGCCAAATTTTGGTATAATAATTTCGGTGACTTACTATAGTAGAGCGATGAACACGGTGGCTTTTTGGCCTTCTTTTAGGACACCACTAAAACAAAAGTGTATAAGATTTTGACACCTATCTATAAACTATCCATACTGACTATAGGTGAACAACTTAAGTAGGTAGAATCACTATATTAGTGTTGGCATCAAGCCTGCATTATATATAGTGAGTTTGAGTTTAGACATAAGGAGCACTCTTGAAACTTAAATTAAACCTAAAATCATTCCTACTTATTTCAACATTAGTTGCATCTTCAACTTTTGCACAAGATTCTGGAAAGAAGCTAACTCTTGATCAGTTAAGAGCACGTGTTTTCAAAAAAGAATATCAAAGCACAACGACAAAAACTGATGTACTTCACTCACGTTTTTCAAGCTGGGGTGTAAAGAACTCTTTTGATAAAGGTTCTATTAATCTTCCAGGTGCACTGAAGAAGCTACAAGCAAAACAAGATGTTGTTGTTGCTGTTATCGATACAGGAATTGATCCAACTCACCCATTCCTTAAAGACAACTTATATGTACCAAAAGGACAAGCAGGTCTTTCAAACTTTGGATTAGATTTTTCTAAAGGTGCAAAGAATGTAAAGACTCCATATGATAAGAACCGTCACGGAACTCACGTTTCAGGTATTATCAAGTCTGTTTTTCCAAACGTTAAGATTCTTCCTCTTAAGTATTACAACAGAAATGCTTCTGGGAAAGACAACTTAAATTCAACGATCAAGGCCCTTCGTTATGCTGTTGATCTTGGTGTTGATATTATTAACTACTCAGGTGGTGGACCAGAGCCAGATTTAGAAGAATTAGAAATTCTTAAAAAGGCCGAAAGAAAAGGTATTATCGTAGTAGCTGCTGCTGGTAACGAGCAAGAGAATATTGATAATTCAAAGTCTGCTTACTACCCAGCAAGTTATAAGCTTTCAAATATTATTACTGTAACTGCACATAACCAATCAATGCAAATCCTTAACTCTTCTAACTGGGGTGTTGAGACTGTTGATGTATCGGCTCCAGGTTATAAGATCAACTCTGCTATTCCAACTCAGAGAAATGGTCTTCTAACAGGAACATCTCAAGCGACTGCATTTGTTTCAGGTGTTGCAGCAATGCTTAAAGCTGGCTACCCAGGACTTACTGCTAAGCAAATTAAGAAGATCATCTCAATCACTGCTAAGAAAGAGATTACTTTTAATGGAAAGGTTAAGTCTTCAGGACGTCTAGATGCGACAGCTGCAATTGATTTAGCAACAAAGCTTAATGATAAAACAAACGGTCAGCTTGCAAAAACAAGAGCAAGTAGAAGAGATGTTGCAAACACTCCAAAAGTAATTATCAGAAAATAATTTTCAAATACTAGATGGCCCTAAAATAGGACGTAAGCGCAAGGGTCATACTAATCAAAAATACCGCCACAAGCATTCCATAAAGCACATAAGAAACCTTAAAAACTCCCATCATTTTATAATTAAAGAAGTTCTCGTATTGCTCCTTAGTACTTTGGTCTTTAGACTCTCCTATTGCGGCCTTAATTCGCTCGTACAAAGAGAATTCTTCAATACCTCTTTGAGCGTATGGATGCCAAATCTCTTGCTCACTAACTCCAGAGTTCATCATCTCAATGACAATATCTGCGAGTTCTTGAAGATAAAGAGGGCGCAGTTCATCTGATTTTGATGCTTCACTGTAGAAATAGTCTAAGAGATTATTATAGCGACGACGTACTTTTACTAAAAACTTCTTGAACTTCACATCACCTTTAAAGATTTGTGGGTTCTCCATTTCTAGAGGACTAAGAGTTTGCCAGTACTTTTCACGAAAAGTGTAAAAGCTCTTCTCCCCTAAAGGTGAGCCAAGGGGATTAAAAGATAAATCATAATCACACATTTGGCAGCGATCATTTTTAATATTATCGCTATTGCACTTAGGGCAAGTTATAAGATGCACTTCCTGTGCAAGTACTTCGTCCTTGAAGAGATGTTGATGTTTTTGTACGTCGTTTAGAAATTCTGTATCCATAAGAATATTGTAATTTCATAAGGTTAGTATTGGCAAATGTTAAATCATATATAACAATAGAGTATGATTGGAATTCTTAAGCACAAATTTGCTCTGCCCGTACTGCATGTTCTTGCAGGAATTATTTATGCTTTAAACTTTCCCTTTATTGGTGAATTCACAATTTTTCCAACCATATTCATTAGTGCGGCCATCATCTTCTATGGCCTAGATAAAGAAAGACGCTTCAAATTCAATCTCCTCAATATCTTCTTATTTTGTTGGGGTTATAATTTAGCAGGCTACTATTGGTTAATGTTCACTTTAAATGAATTTGGTGGACTATTTTTTCCATTTAACTTTCTAGTATGGCAGCTCTTCTCTTTAGTGATTGCACCACAATTCTATCTCTTCTTAATCATCTTCTACTTTTTAAGAGATCGTATTAAGCTGGAAAGTTTAATCGGTGGCATCTTCTACTGCCTAGTATTTGTGATACTTGAGATATTTACACCACAGCAATTCCCTGCTCTCTTTGGCCATCCTTGGCTTAAGATTTCACCTTATTTAAAACCAGCAAAGTATTTAGGTCAGCCTTTTTATAGCTTTCTGACTCTTTATATCGGACACCTTATTTTTAGTTTTTCAAAAAAGAGGCGTCTTCCATCCTTTGCGGCCGTGGCCATCCTTGTTCTCTTATCGGCCAATTTTCTTATGGGGCCGATTAAAAATGAGCTCAACAATGAACTTAATATTCGTGTTGTTCAAGGAAATATAGGAAATGATCTAAAACTTAAGTCGGAGCAAGGAGTTCGTCTTGCCGCTTCAGAGGTCGTTAATATCTATAAGTCGATGAGTCTAAATGACGGCATTGATAAAATGGACTTAGTCATTTGGCCTGAGACTTCATATCCAAGATTTGTTTTTACAAAACTAAATAAGAAAGTGAATGCTGAACTAAGTGAGCTCTTTATAAATTCAAATTCAAAGTACTTTATTGGGACTTATGATCTAGCATCTACAAAGCCAGATGTTTTAGAAAATACATACAATGCTACAATCTTGGCATCAAAAGATGGCGATATTGAGCAAGCCTACCACAAACAGGTTCTTATTCCATTTGGTGAAGGTCTTCCATTTGGCCCATTAAATAAGTATGTGGCCCCATACCTCACTAATGTTTCACTTTTTGCTAAAGGTAAATCTTTTACAAATTTTAAAGTGAAAGATAAGGGATTCATTTCCCTAATCTGCTATGAAGTACTCTTTCCTCGTTATGTCTCAAAGTATTTAAACGCAGTAAAAGAGCGCGGAGAAAAAGTCGACTTCATTGTTAATGTAACCAATGATTCATGGTATGGGCCTTACTCAGAACAGGAACAACACCTATTTCTTGCAAAGTGGCGTGCGGTGGAATTTGGACTTCCAATCATTCGCGCAACGAATACTGGAATCTCATCAGTAATTCTCCAGGACGGAAGTGAGTTAATTCGCACTAAGAATTTCGAACAAACTAATATGGACTTTAAATTCTAAAAACCTTCTTTTAAAAGATCGTGCATGCGGATGAAGCCTTCAAATTTACCATCAGTAATAACTGGTAGAACGTAAATTTTATTTTGCTCCATAAGTTTTAAAGCATCCATCGCAAGCTCATTAGAAGTGATATACTTTGGCTCTTTTGTCATGATTTCAGAAAGTGGTTTTTCAAGAGCATTCTCTTCTTTTGCAATAGATCGGCGAATATCACCTTCAACAAGTATTCCACTGAATTTGTTATTATCCATTACTGCAAGAGCACCTAGAGGCTTATTAGTCATCTCTAGAACAGCATCTTTTAATAGCTTTTCTGAAGTTAGAATAGGACTTTCTTTCAATGGCCACATGAGATCGCGAACTTTCATCGTTAATGACTTACCTAGTTTTCCACCAGGGTGATTAATTGCAAAGCCTTCCTTTGAAAGCCCTACAAATTTCTCATAGGCAACTGCAATAGCATCTCCCATAGCAAGAGCAACTGTTGAAGAAGTGGTTGGAGCAAGGTCATTTATACAAGCTTCCCTTTCAACAGAGCAATCAAATGCAATTCCACATTCCTTTGCAATTGCTTTTGATAGGTCTCCAACAAGAGCAATTCTATGGTCTTTGTGAATGCGAAGAAAAGGCATAAGCTTCATGATCTCACTAGTTGTTCCCGACTTTGATAAGAAAATAATGGCATCATTCTCACTTGTTCTTCCAAGATCCCCGTGAAGGGCCTCAGTTGGGTGAAGGAAAATTGAACGCAGCCCCAGAGAGCTAAATGTTGAAGAAAGCTTTTCACCAATTAGGCCAGACTTCCCAACACCACAAAGAACCATTTGGCCCCCTTTAGCGTGAAGGAACTCAAAAACATTTGTTAACTTGTTGCACATTTGCTCATCTAATAAGCCGATAACTCGGTTTATTGAGTCTGCTTCAAGTTTCAATACTTCCTTCATTTGACTAAAATGGTCCATTATAACCTCATTGTGTACCAAATTTTCATTCTCGATCGAGTGTATGAC
This sequence is a window from Halobacteriovorax vibrionivorans. Protein-coding genes within it:
- the lnt gene encoding apolipoprotein N-acyltransferase: MIGILKHKFALPVLHVLAGIIYALNFPFIGEFTIFPTIFISAAIIFYGLDKERRFKFNLLNIFLFCWGYNLAGYYWLMFTLNEFGGLFFPFNFLVWQLFSLVIAPQFYLFLIIFYFLRDRIKLESLIGGIFYCLVFVILEIFTPQQFPALFGHPWLKISPYLKPAKYLGQPFYSFLTLYIGHLIFSFSKKRRLPSFAAVAILVLLSANFLMGPIKNELNNELNIRVVQGNIGNDLKLKSEQGVRLAASEVVNIYKSMSLNDGIDKMDLVIWPETSYPRFVFTKLNKKVNAELSELFINSNSKYFIGTYDLASTKPDVLENTYNATILASKDGDIEQAYHKQVLIPFGEGLPFGPLNKYVAPYLTNVSLFAKGKSFTNFKVKDKGFISLICYEVLFPRYVSKYLNAVKERGEKVDFIVNVTNDSWYGPYSEQEQHLFLAKWRAVEFGLPIIRATNTGISSVILQDGSELIRTKNFEQTNMDFKF
- a CDS encoding KpsF/GutQ family sugar-phosphate isomerase, which codes for MDHFSQMKEVLKLEADSINRVIGLLDEQMCNKLTNVFEFLHAKGGQMVLCGVGKSGLIGEKLSSTFSSLGLRSIFLHPTEALHGDLGRTSENDAIIFLSKSGTTSEIMKLMPFLRIHKDHRIALVGDLSKAIAKECGIAFDCSVEREACINDLAPTTSSTVALAMGDAIAVAYEKFVGLSKEGFAINHPGGKLGKSLTMKVRDLMWPLKESPILTSEKLLKDAVLEMTNKPLGALAVMDNNKFSGILVEGDIRRSIAKEENALEKPLSEIMTKEPKYITSNELAMDALKLMEQNKIYVLPVITDGKFEGFIRMHDLLKEGF
- a CDS encoding S8 family serine peptidase, with the protein product MKLKLNLKSFLLISTLVASSTFAQDSGKKLTLDQLRARVFKKEYQSTTTKTDVLHSRFSSWGVKNSFDKGSINLPGALKKLQAKQDVVVAVIDTGIDPTHPFLKDNLYVPKGQAGLSNFGLDFSKGAKNVKTPYDKNRHGTHVSGIIKSVFPNVKILPLKYYNRNASGKDNLNSTIKALRYAVDLGVDIINYSGGGPEPDLEELEILKKAERKGIIVVAAAGNEQENIDNSKSAYYPASYKLSNIITVTAHNQSMQILNSSNWGVETVDVSAPGYKINSAIPTQRNGLLTGTSQATAFVSGVAAMLKAGYPGLTAKQIKKIISITAKKEITFNGKVKSSGRLDATAAIDLATKLNDKTNGQLAKTRASRRDVANTPKVIIRK
- a CDS encoding TraR/DksA family transcriptional regulator gives rise to the protein MEAEKLEHFKKKLLAAKAEILNGGILTSTEDLKMSTDDLPDEGDVANAVINQQVTFNMRARAMHKLRLIEEALHRVEDGTYGHCEDCDEPIGAKRLENQPWAELCITHAEEREREEQHMRRVG